A DNA window from Helianthus annuus cultivar XRQ/B chromosome 15, HanXRQr2.0-SUNRISE, whole genome shotgun sequence contains the following coding sequences:
- the LOC110913868 gene encoding uncharacterized protein LOC110913868, protein MNFMSLNIRGISGDAKVVWVKDLKNSNNISVIALQETKVVNVSRSALAKLWGNRNFEFASVDSVGLSGGLVWLWDPEVLKIESLIQRRFCLVIKGSVVGSEDPINLINVYAPQNTEEKLSLWNEISSFIDPTGGKWVIVGDFNAVRSQEERKRSKFKPVCSDNFNNFIFANGLLEYPMQGRKFTCIRDNGRKLSKLDRFLVCSEFFNRWPSACVRVLPSRLSDHCPIILELVDLKFGPRPFRVFTSWIGKPGFEEAFMAALEGFEVFDPPDKCLTAKFARIKLFLRKWRDDFLAKEMEVEKIALAELEQMEIDMESRDLVEEEEWVMTENRKIIKEIEERKNLDSK, encoded by the coding sequence ATGAACTTCATGTCTCTTAACATCCGAGGTATTTCGGGGGATGCGAAAGTCGTTTGGGTGAAAGATCTGAAGAATTCCAACAATATTAGTGTTATTGCCCTTCAGGAAACGAAAGTTGTAAATGTGTCCAGATCGGCTCTTGCTAAATTGTGGGGGAATAGGAATTTTGAATTTGCTTCTGTCGATTCTGTGGGACTGTCTGGTGGATTAGTGTGGTTATGGGACCCCGAGGTGTTGAAGATTGAATCGTTAATTCAGCGTAGATTCTGTTTAGTCATTAAGGGTTCGGTGGTGGGTAGCGAAGATCCGATCAATTTAATCAATGTATATGCTCCTCAAAACACTGAGGAAAAATTGAGTCTTTGGAACGAGATATCCAGTTTTATCGATCCAACTGGAGGTAAGTGGGTCATTGTCGGAGATTTTAATGCTGTGCGTTCTCAGGAGGAGAGGAAGCGATCAAAGTTTAAGCCGGTATGTTCCGataattttaacaatttcattTTTGCCAATGGTTTGTTGGAATACCCGATGCAGGGAAGGAAGTTCACTTGTATTAGGGATAATGGGAGGAAACTTAGTAAGTTGGATCGGTTTTTGGTGTGTTCGGAGTTTTTCAATAGGTGGCCCTCGGCTTGTGTTAGAGTTTTGCCTTCACGCCTTTCGGATCACTGTCCTATTATCCTTGAGTTGGTTGACTTAAAGTTCGGGCCACGTCCATTTCGAGTCTTTACTTCTTGGATTGGAAAACCAGGTTTCGAGGAGGCGTTCATGGCGGCATTGGAGGGGTTTGAAGTTTTCGACCCCCCCGATAAATGTCTGACTGCCAAATTTGCTAGAATTAAATTGTTTCTCAGGAAATGGCGGGATGATTTTTTAGCTAAGGAAATGGAAGTCGAAAAGATAGCTTTAGCGGAGTTGGAACAAATGGAGATTGATATGGAATCGAGGGACCTCGTGGAAGAGGAAGAGTGGGTGATGACGGAGAATAGGAAAATTATTAAAGAGATAGAAGAAAGGAAGAATTTGGATTCTAAATAA